In the genome of Gammaproteobacteria bacterium, the window TGCAACACCATTGCGCGCATTTTCGTTTTCCTGTCCATGTCAGAACGATACCCTTCCCGCGCGCTGCCCGGATTGATCCGCATCAAGCGGTCCCGACGCTCGCTGCAGCTCAATCGGCGCCCGCCTCGTACCGCGCCCGGTAACGCTGCCGGACGCTGTCGCTCGCTGCCCGCTCGAGCGCGGCGCCGTAACTCCGCGCGGCCAGCTTCGTGTCCCCGAGCGCGCGATAGACGCGCGCCAGGGCAAAGTGGAAATCCCCTTCCTTCGGTGCTTTGCGTACCGCCGCGCGGAACGCCGCGAGAGCCTGCGGATACTCGCCGCTGTGCAGGTAATACTCGCCCTGTGCATACATGAAATAGGGATTCTTGCGACGCAAACGCTCGACCCGCGCACGCAGCGCGCTCGCTTGTTCCCGTTCGCCCTGCAACTCGGCCACGCCCGCGAGGTTACCGAGCGCCGAGAGATTGCGCGGATCGAGCGCGAGCGCCTGGCGATAGCTCTGCCCGGCTTCCTGCAGCTGGCCGTTTCTGGCCAGCGCCACGCCGATATTGATCCACAGCGAGGCGGCTCGCGGATCGACTTCCAGGCCCCGACGAAACAAGCGATACGCCGTGCCGGGATTGTCGTCCGTGAGCTGCTCGACGCCGAGATTGCCAAAATACTGCGCGATCGCATTGGCGTCGCCGATGATTTTCGCGCGGCTCCAGGACGCCGCATCGGGCGGCCGGAAATCGACCACGAACTTGCGACTGGCCACCCGTACCAGCGTATTGACGTGGCGCTCCACCAGGAACACACGCCCGGCAAGACGCCAGGTGGGAAGTACGGGCACGTCCTGGAAGCGGGCGTCGAGCCCGGCCTCACGCGCCATTGCCACCAGCAGAGCACTGAACGAAAGGCAGTTCGCTGCCCGTTGTCGATACGCTTCGCGTGCGGGCAGGGTCAACTCGGAATCGTAGCGGATACCCAACTGCTCCGGATCGAGCAGCAGCCTGGAAAGCCGCTGCAGCCGATCGAGGGGATCGCGCACCCGGCCCAGGCGGGCGGTCACGAGCGCGCGCATGTCGTCATCGATCGCGAGAAACTGCTCTGCGGCGGGAAGCTCGGTCGTGCCCGCGTCGCCAGCGAACGCCGGCACATCGAGCAGCGCCGGTGGCTGCCGCGCCGCACACCCTCCCAGGAACATCACCAGCACAACGCCCAGTGAGACGAGGAGCGCAGTTGCCTCGAGCCTCGGATTGCCGGTTTTTTCGCCATTTTCCCCGGGCACGGCAAAAACCTGTTGAAAACCGCGTGATTCTGCGGTTACTTTGAGCCACCGGAGGTGCGCCTGTCAGAGCGCGCCCTTTCAGGAGGATAACGCCTTTCCATACCTGGAATCATCGACTCTCGATGGCGCGGGGCTGAACCGATGAACCCGCGCATCCTGCGTCTCAATATCGGCGGTCAACCCGTGCAGTGGTTGAGCTGGCAGGAAGCCACCTGCCTCTACGCTCGCGAAATGGTTGCCTGGACCCTTGGTGACACTGTTCGCACGGTGCTCGGAGGCGTTTCGCGCCTGTCGGGCCTGCAATCCTCCATAGCCTTGCACAGCATCGTGGCCTGCTCGGGTCACGTCGTGTTCAAACCGCGTACGGTTCCTCCGCTCACCAACCGCGCATTGTTCCGGCGCGACCTGCATGTGTGCATGTACTGCGGCATCAAGCTCGGCGAACGCGAGCTCACCCGCGACCATATCGTGCCGAAATCCCGCGGCGGACGCGATTCATGGACCAATGTCGTGGCAGCCTGCAAGCGCTGCAACCAGCGCAAGGGCAACCGCCTGCCCGAGGAAGCCACCATGGAGATGCTGGCCATCCCCTATCAACCCAACACCGCCGAGTGGCTCGCGCTGATCAACAGCGATCGCATCCGTGGCGATCAGATGGAATTCCTGCGCTCGCAATTTTCCCCGCACTCGCGCTGGAACTGATCCCTGGGCACGGAAGCCGGTAGCTGCGACGCAATCGCCACGCTGATGTGACGACCGAACCGCGAAGTGGGACGGGTAACCCGGAGTAAAGCGCATGAATTTTCGTCTTGCCAGTGGCGTACTCGCCTGTCTGCTGGGGTTCACAGCCTCGCTCGCATCGGCGTCTGACGGGCCGGCTCCCGAGCGGGTGCGCGAACTCGCGCGGGCGGCGTATATCTGGGGCTATCCGATGGTCGACCTGTACAGCATCCTGCGCAGTCAGACACTCGATCCATCGTCGGCGGAATTCAAGGCCCCGCTGAATCACGTGGGGCATGTGCGCCACGTCGGTACGCCGCAAGACAAGGTGGTCGTCGCGCCCAACCTGGATACTCCGTACTCCTACGCCTGGCTGGACCTGCGTGCCGAGCCGGTAGTGATCACCGTGCCGCCTTTCGAAAGCAACCGCTATCTCTCGCTGCAGATCAGCGACCTGTACACCTGGATTGTCGGTTACGTCACACCACGCACCAACGGATATGGCGGCGGCGATTTCCTGGTGGCGCGAGAAGCCTGGCAAGGGGAGGCTCCGCCTGGAATCCGCAAGGTGTTTCGTTCGCCGACGGATCTCGCGCTGGGTTTTTTCCGCATCCAGTTGCTGAATCCCGATGACCTGCCGAACGTCCATCGCCTGCAGAACAGTATCGTCGTGCGTCCGCTCTCCACGTACATGGGAGACCCCAACGCGCCCGCACCGCAACCGATGCCCGCGCCAATCACCGCCATCAACGTGCGCAAGACTCCGACGGACCCCGCTTTTTTCGACATCCTGAACTGGATGCTGCAATTCATGCCGGTACTGCCCGAGGAGGTCGAGTTGCGCCGTGACATCGCCGGGACCGGCATCGGTGCGGGGCAGCGTTTTCGGCCCGACGACGGCCCACGGGCGACCGTGATCGCCGGTATGGAGGAGGGGCATGCCGAGATCCAGCAGCGCGCTGCGAAGGTGCGTTCCTCGGCCGAAATTTTCGGTTCACGGGAATTCATTGGTCGCGATTACCTCTCCCGCGCCGCGGGCGCGATGCTCGGCATTCTCGGCAACTCGGCCGAGGAATTCCTGGGAATCGGATACCCTGCCGACGCCGAGGGTAATCCCTTCGATGGCAACAAGCGCTACCGGATCCATTTCGAGCCCGATCGGATGCCGCCGGTGGGTGCATTCTGGTCGATCACTGTGTACACGCAGGAGCGCCTGTTATACGCCAATCCTCTGCAGCGCTACGCGATCAATAGCCCGTTGGTGCCTACCCTGGTGCGCGATGCCGACGACGGCTTCACGATCGACATCCAGCACGAATCACCGGGGCCCGAGCGCGAGTCCAATTGGCTGCCGGTGCCGCAAGCCCCGTTCATCCTCACGTTCCGCGCCTACCAGCCCGAAGACGCAATCCGCGAAGGCACATGGAAGGCGCCGCCACCGGTGCCGTTGCCGTTGCCACATTGATGCGTTTCCGGTAGATCCACTGCCGCTGACAGACGACGCGGCGCCGGTGCCGGGCGACGCACGCGCACTGCTGTCGGAGGCGCCCCGGCGCGCGATGGCAGTTCCGCCTCCCCCCGCCGGCGAGCATGCCGTGATCAGGGTCGAGGCGCCGTCCTGAACTCAGTGCAGTATCCGGTGCATCTCCACCTGTACTCCGAGCACCAGCGCACCATGGGTGGTGATCTCGCCACGGTAGCGACGCTCGCCATCGCTGGTGAATTCGAAGCTGAAGCAGCGCTTGATGCGCAGCTGCCCATCGGACGCACGACACAGGCTGATGCGCTGGCGACTCACGGTCTCGTCGAGCATCTGCAGGTCCACGTTGCGACAATATTCGCGCCCGGCGCGCAAAGCCATCTCGCGTACCCGGATGCCGTCGTAAAACAGCCATCCGATCGCGGCCACCAACGTTGCCAGCAACAGCTGCTCAAGCATCGACGCCCCACGCAAACCGCTCGCCCACCAGCTTTTCCGACAATGCCCACAGTTGCTCGGCCGCCGTCGGATCGCGCGCGTACGAACGGTATCCGCCGACCATTGCCGCGGGATCGTCGTTCGCTTCGGCCACACCGCAATCCTCGAGATACAAGCCGCCGCGGGTACCCAGCGCCGGATCGGTAGCAGCCCACACCGTGGTCGCTGCACCCTGCTCCAGAGTCTTGAACGAGTATCCGCCGGCACTCCCGGCCCGCGCCCGCAACAGGGCGTAATCCTCCGCCTGCAGGTGCCGACCCAGGCCGGTGCTGGCGATCGCCCCCGGGTGCACCGCGTTCACGCTCACGCCGAGGTCCGCCAGGCGCCGGTTCAGCGCGACCGAAAACAGGATATTGGCGGTCTTCGCCTGACCATAAGCCTGCCATTTCTCATAGGGGCGGCGACGGAAATCGACATCGTCAAAATGCACATCCGAGAGCTTGTGGCCAGCCGAACTGAGATTCACCACGCGCGAGGGAGCGCTGCGCACCAGCATCGGCACCAACAGCGCGCTCAGCAGAAAATGCCCCAGATGACACACCGCGAACTGCATCTCGTGTCCATCCGCCGAGTACGCGAGCGGACTCGCCATCACGCCGGCGTTGTTGATCAGCAGGTTGAGCCGTTCGTGCGTGGAACAAAAGCGACCTGTCGCGGCGCGCACGCTGCTCATCGATCCGAGGTCGATTTCGAGCCAGTCGACGCGCGCGTTGCCGCTACTCGCGACGATGCCCTGTGCGGCCTGCTGCAGGCGCGACTCCCCGCGACCGGCCAGCGTGACACTCGCGCCATGCGCGGCCAGCGCGCGTGCGGTTTCCAGCCCAAGCCCCCCGGTGGCGCCGGTGACCAGCGCCGTGACGGCGCCGAGATCCAGCCCCTGCAGGACCTCGTCCGTGGTGCGCTCCGCGCCGTTCGGCGCTGCCGTGCTCACCGCGTGCTCCCGGGTGCGGATACCGGGTGACGCCCGGAGATTTCGCCCTGCTCCAGCACGGTGATGTGCTGCCAGAACGGCGCACCCAGATCGAGCCGCGCTTCGAGTCGATACTGCAGGGGCTCGTCGGGACGTTCCATCAACCTGCTCACCAGGCGCATGCCGTTCAACAGGCTTGCCGACAGGACCACCGTCATCTCCACCTCCGAATATGCGGGCACCGGCGGGGGGTTTGCCGCGACGCCGCGCAAGAGTTCCAGGTCGTTGAAACCGACGTTGACCACCAGTCCGCGCGCTGCCAGCGCAGAGGAGTTCGGATTCATCACCCGCAGGCCAACCTCGATGCGCTGCTCGATCCCCGAGGCCGGCAACACCTTCACCGAGACGATGCTGACCCCCGGCTCCTCGATCGGCGTGAATACGCCGGCACAGCCTGCCAGCAGCAGCACGACGATCGGCAGACAAACGCTTCTCAGGATTTCAGCCATCGCTCTCGATCTCCCGGGGACCTCGCGGAGTGTAGGGTCAGCGGCGTCATCCGGGCAACCCGCCGCTGCGGGTTGACTGCATTCGTCACGAGCCAATGAGCCGCATCACCATTGCGGGCATGCGGGTCGGGTACCATGATTGCCACAAACCCAGCCCCTGACGAGGTTCATATGCGCACCGAACTCTGCAAGCAACTCGGCATCGAGATTCCGATTTTCGCGTTTACCCATTGCCGCGACGTCGTGGTGGAAGTCAGCAAGGCCGGGGGCTTGGGGGTACTCGGCGCGGTTGGCTTCTCGCCCGACAAGCTGCGTGAGGAGCTCGACTGGATCGACGCCCATATCGGGGATCTGCCATACGCGGTGGATATCGTGATCCCGCAGAAATATGAAGGCATCGGCAACATCGACCCCGCCGAACTGGAGCAACAGCTGGAATCCATGGTGCCACAGGAGCACCGTGATTTTGCCGCGCGCCTGCTGCGCGAGCACGGCGTTCCGGAGTGGCCCGACCAGGAGGACCGCATGGGGTTGCTCGGCTGGACCGAAGCCACCGCATCGCCCTTGCTCGAGGAAGCGCTCAAGCGCCCCAAGGTCAAGCTCATCGCCAACGCGCTCGGTACGCCGCCCAAGGAAATCATCGACCGCATCCATGCCAGCGGTCGCCTGGTGGCCGCGCTGTGCGGCAAGGTGAAGCAAGCCAGGCAGCACAAGGCGGCAGGCGTCGATATCGTGATCGCACAGGGATCCGAAGGCGGTGGTCATACCGGCGAAATCGGCAGCATCGTATTGTGGCCGCAAATCATCGATGCCGTCGCCCCGACACCGGTGCTCGCGGCAGGCGGCATCGGCAACGGCAGGCAGGTAGCCGCGGCGCTCGCGATGGGCGCGGCCGGTGCATGGACCGGCTCGCTGTGGCTGAGCGTGGCCGAAGCCGCCGCCGAGCCGGAGGAGAAGGAGTGCTACTTCCAGGCGACCAGCGAGGACACCGTGCGCTCGCCCTCGTGGACCGGCAAACCGGCTCGCATGTTACGCAATGACTGGACCGATGCCTGGGCCGCGCCCGGGACACCGAAACCGCTCGGCATGCCGCTGCAGGGCCTGGTCAGCGCTGACGGGATGCGTCGTACCCACCGCTATATCGCCACCGGCGACACGCGCAAGGTGGCTTTTCATCCGATCGGACAGGTGGTCGGACAGATCCACCACGTGGAGACCAGCCGTGGCGTGGTGCAGCGCCTGATGGAGGAATACGTGGATGCGCTAGAGCGCCTCAATGGGCTGATGGCGGAGTGAGAGGCACGCCCGGTGCTTCGAGAAAGCGCCGGACCTGCTCGCGCTCGGCCAGCGCATCCTGGTAACCGAGATCCATCAAGCGCGAGCAGAAACCGCCGTCGAACATGAGATAGCTCGCAAAACTCGCACCCGCCCCGCGTGGCGTGGTGCCGAGCAGGCGGAACAACAACTGCAGCGAACGCGGCTGCTTGGCGAGGTAATCGACCGCAATCTCGCTGAAGTGCGCCGACGGCGTGATCACGAAGGTTTCGATATGCTGCGTGCCAATGCGCTCGCGCGCCTCGGCCGGCAGCTCCATCGAGAAGGTGTTGAAGCGCCGCGCCAGCTCGATGTCGGCCTCCAGATTGTCGATGAATTCCCGGTTGAGCAGATGCCCCGCCATCTGCCCGATGCTCGGGCGGCGGCGCTCGATCATGTGCGGCTGATCCTCGACCGGTGCCGACACCCCGATGATGAACAGCCGCGTGGCGCCGAACTTCAGTGCCGGGCTTATCGGATGCAACTGGCGCAAGGCCCCGTCGCCATAGAACGATTCGCCGATGCGCTGCGCCGGGAACAGGATCGGGATCGCCGCGGATGCCATCACGTGGTCGAGCTCCAGCGTGGTTTTCACGCCGTGACGATAGAGCCGGTCCCACGGTGTCGCGTGCCCGCCGTCGTAAAAGGCCACCGATGCCCCGCTCGAGTAATCCATCGCGGTGATACACAGGTTCTGCAAATAGCCGGCCTTGAGGTTGGCACTGGCGGTCTCGAAATCGAGCCAGCTGGTCAACATGCCACGCAACGGCGTGTTGTCCAGCATCGAGGTCGGAGCGCCGCGCGTGCTCGAGCGAAACGGGGTGGTGAGGATCCGCAGCAGGTTGCCCAGCACCGCACGCCAGCGCGGATCGTAGACATCGCTGGCCGTGATGCCGCGCCAGGCGCGATAGAGCGTCTCGATTCCCTCGCGGGGACGATGCGCATTCGCCGCCATGAAAACGGCATTGATCGCCCCGGCTGAGGTTCCGCAAACCACCTCGAACGGAAACCGGTCCTGCCCGTAGGCCTCCATCACGCCGCGCATCACCCCGACCTGGTAGGCTGCCCTTGCCCCGCCGCCGGAGAGTATCAGCGCTGTCGTCATGGCCCCTTGCCCCGCGCAAGACGGCGGATGATTGCATACTCCCGGGCCGTCACCGGTTGTACCGACAGCCGCCCCTGCTTCAGCAGCAGCATGGCTTGCAGACCCGCTTCGCTCCTGATCACGCCAATGCTGACCGGACGAACGAAGTGCTCACGATAGCGGATATCGATGCAGTACCAGCGCGGTGCATCCGGCCGCGCCGCCGCGTCGAACAACGGGGTAGCGGCCTGGAACTGGGCCGGATCGGGATAGCCGGCGCGTACCACTTCGGCACAGCCGACCACCGCCGGTTCGCGTATACCGGAGTGATATATCAGACAGTGATCACCGGAGCGCACCGCATCGCGCAGGAAATTCCTCGCCTGGTAATTGCGTATCCCGTCCCAGCGCATGCTGCCGCCGCGCGCATCGCGTATGTCCTCGATGCTGCACTCCGCGGGCTCCGTTTTCAGCAGCCAGACGTTCAAGGCGCGCTCATGCCGGCGTTGTGATCGAGCATTCGCATCGTCGCCACACTCCACGTCCCGACTCGATTGCAGTCTAGTCCACGCCGGCAGTGCGCGCTGTTCACGGTATCCGCCGTCGATACCGTGCGGCACTGGATTACGCCACCCGGGAAATCTGCGTCGAGTGAAGCCTGGAGACTGCGCGGCAAACCCAGGGCCGCGCGCGGGCTACCCGCAGGCCGGACCGCTCGGGTCCGAACCCTACTCGTCCGGGAAAAACCGGCTGATGGTGTCGACCACGCAGGCAGGCCGCTCGCCGCCTTCGATCTCGACGCTGACCCGCACGATCAGCTGCACCGCGCCTTTCACCTCTTCGGCCGCCACGATCTCGCCGTGCCCGCGAATACGCGAACCGACGACGACGGCAGCCGGAAACCGCACCTTGTCGACACCGTAATTGACACCCATGCGCACGCCGTCGACGCGCAATAACTGTGGCAGGAACAGGTTCACCAGCGACAGCGTCAGGTAGCCATGCGCGATGCAGGCACCGTAGGGGCCGCTGCGGGCACGCTCGGGGTCGACGTGAATCCACTGGTGGTCGCCGGTGGCATCCGCAAACAGGTTCACCCGTTCCTGGGTGATCGGCAGCCACTCACTCGGCCCGAGCGTCGTCCCTTCCTTGCCCAGCAGATCGCCGGGGCGATCGAAAACCATGGTCATTCGCAATGTCTCCATTTCCGGTTGTTGACGATCACCAGTGTAACCCCGCGCAAAGCGCCCTCGCCAATCCCGCCCGGTGGCGGCATCCCATGTGCACGCCTATACTCCTGAGCACTGCCCAGTCCGGCACGGGAGGTTTTGCTCATGTCCCTGCTAAAAGTCCGTAACACGCGTGGCGTTGGCTGCCGGCTGCTGCTGTTCGTGGCCGCGCTGTGCGCAACCACGATGGCGCAGGCACTCAGCATCGGTGAAGTCAATCTGCACTCGATGCTCGGCGAGCCATTGCGCGCGAGCGTGGCGCTCGGCAATCTCGGATCGCTGTCACGGGATGAATTGATCGTCGGGCGTGCCCCGGATTCGGATTACCGTGACCTCGGGGTCGAACAAGCCGTGAACGCGGCACCGGTACGCTACGAACTGGTGGTCGACACCAAGGGCAATGCGAGCGTCGAACTGAGCACCGAGCGAGTCATCAACGAGCCTCTTGTCGAACTGGTACTGGAAGTACGCTGGCCCAGCGGGCGTGCCATCAGGCAATTCACCCTGCTGCTGGATCTTCCCACCCGTTGAGCTTCGTCGTCGGGCCCAGGGCCGCGCATGGCGCGGGCATGGGGGCGGCGGCGCGAATCACAGCGGTTCCTCGACCATCGCGATGAATCCAGCCGGACACTCGCGCGCACACAAGCCGCACCCCTTGCAGTAATCGTAATCGAACACATAGTGCGATCCGTCACCGGCGACGCGCGCGGTCTTTATCACCGCATTGTCCGGACACAGGTTCCAGCAGTTGTCGCAGGCCAGGCAATTACCACAGGAAAAGCAACGGGCGGCTTCGTGGCGGGCCGCGCTGGCATCCAGGCCGGATTCGATTTCCGCGTGATCACTGCGCTCGCTCACCGCCAGCGATGAGGCACGCCGGGCCGGCGCACTCTCGAAATAGGCGAGGTTGAGCTCCGCGAACGGCAGCTCCCGGCGTGGCGACCGCGCCACCGGCGCGCTGCCATCCAGCAATTGGTGGATTTCCCGCGCCGCACGCCGGCCGTCGCCGATCGCAGCCGCCACCGTGCCACGATCGCCACGCGCATCGCCACCCGCGAAAACACGCTCGTTGCCGGCGAAGCTCCCGCGTTCGTTCACCCGGAGAAAACCGGAAGCGTCCACCAGGGCGCCGAGCCCCGCCGGGTCGACCTGCTCGCCGATGCACGGAATGACCATGTCCGCCTGCAGAATGCGCTCGGTCCCTCGAATGCCACCCGCGCCTTGCGACCGTCCGCGCGTGCCAGTTTGCGCAGGCTGACCATCTCGACCCCCACCACCCGCGAACCGCGCAGCAACAAGCGCTGCAACGTGGCATGCGGATGCAACACGATGCCCTCCTCGATTCCCTCGACCAGTTCGCGCGGCACCACGTTCAGCACATCATCGGCTGCCGTTTCCGGACCGGGCAAGCCGGAAGCAGTCACGAGGTGCACTTCTTCGGCTCCATGACGCTTCATGACCCGTGCGATGTCCATCGCGGTATTGCCGCCCCCGTGGACCACCACCCGCCGCGCCGCCGGGACCTCGCCCACATCTATCCATTCCTTGAGCAGATCGAGCCCGTCGCGACACGCCGCCGGCACCACGCCCTGCACGTCCCATGGCCTGGAGCGCTGGCAGCCCGGTGCCAGGAATACCGCCGCATGGTCCTGCACCAGTTCGTCAAGGCTGATATGGCGGCCGAGCGTCTGACGCGTGCGCAACTCGATACCCAGCGCAAGGATCCGTTCGAGTTCCGCATCGAGAACCGCACGCGGCAAGCGGGTCATGGGGATCGCGGAGCGCATCAGCCCGCCGGCTTCCGGCAAGGCATCGAATATCACCGCTGCCAGGCCCCGGCGGCGCAGATGATAGGCAGCCGCAATGCCGGCCGGACCCGCGCCGACGATCGCCACCCGCGGCGCATCCGCTGCCAATACCGCGATTCCGGGGTACTCCCATCCTGCCGCCAATGCGGCATCGCCCAGGTGGCGCTCGAGGTTGTGAATACCGATGGACTCGTCGTAGTGGCCGCGGTTACAGCGACTCTCGCAGGGATGCGGGCAGACCCGGCCGGTGATGGCCGGCATCGGGTTGACGCGCACCAGTTCGCACCAGGCGCCGTGATCGTCGCCATTCTGCATGCCTGCGATCCATGCCTGGGGATCCTCGCCGGCCGGACAGGCGACATGACAGGGCGCCGCCGCGTGCACATGCACCGGCCGCTCCTCGCGCCAGCTTCCGGTCCTGTAGCCGAGCGAGGTTCCGGGTTCGGCCCAGGCGCCGCGGCTCATTTTTTTCACGTCCGAGTTGGCGTCGCGGGCGCTCACGACACCACCCCGCCACGGCATACCGTATCCGCGCCATCGGCATCCGCGGGGTCCGCCTGTTCGGCGGCGAGACCGTAGATGGCAATGTTGTGGTCGGCCAGCGCCTGCAGGTGCTCACGCTCCTCGAGTGCGCGCGGATCGTCGCCGAACAGATGCCGGAAACGCGTCTGCAGGGCGAGGTAATCGCTGACCGGGCGCGGCGTGCGCAACGGCATGACACCGGTTACGGCACCGCGCTCGAGCTCGATCAGCGGAAACAGGCCGCTCTGCACCGCCAAGCGCCCGACCTCCACCGTCAATGAGGCGGCGTGCCCCCATCCCAGCGGACACGGGGAATGCACCAGCAG includes:
- a CDS encoding LEA type 2 family protein is translated as MAEILRSVCLPIVVLLLAGCAGVFTPIEEPGVSIVSVKVLPASGIEQRIEVGLRVMNPNSSALAARGLVVNVGFNDLELLRGVAANPPPVPAYSEVEMTVVLSASLLNGMRLVSRLMERPDEPLQYRLEARLDLGAPFWQHITVLEQGEISGRHPVSAPGSTR
- a CDS encoding MaoC family dehydratase — translated: MTMVFDRPGDLLGKEGTTLGPSEWLPITQERVNLFADATGDHQWIHVDPERARSGPYGACIAHGYLTLSLVNLFLPQLLRVDGVRMGVNYGVDKVRFPAAVVVGSRIRGHGEIVAAEEVKGAVQLIVRVSVEIEGGERPACVVDTISRFFPDE
- a CDS encoding DUF3301 domain-containing protein, translated to MLEQLLLATLVAAIGWLFYDGIRVREMALRAGREYCRNVDLQMLDETVSRQRISLCRASDGQLRIKRCFSFEFTSDGERRYRGEITTHGALVLGVQVEMHRILH
- a CDS encoding SDR family NAD(P)-dependent oxidoreductase produces the protein MSTAAPNGAERTTDEVLQGLDLGAVTALVTGATGGLGLETARALAAHGASVTLAGRGESRLQQAAQGIVASSGNARVDWLEIDLGSMSSVRAATGRFCSTHERLNLLINNAGVMASPLAYSADGHEMQFAVCHLGHFLLSALLVPMLVRSAPSRVVNLSSAGHKLSDVHFDDVDFRRRPYEKWQAYGQAKTANILFSVALNRRLADLGVSVNAVHPGAIASTGLGRHLQAEDYALLRARAGSAGGYSFKTLEQGAATTVWAATDPALGTRGGLYLEDCGVAEANDDPAAMVGGYRSYARDPTAAEQLWALSEKLVGERFAWGVDA
- a CDS encoding nitronate monooxygenase gives rise to the protein MRTELCKQLGIEIPIFAFTHCRDVVVEVSKAGGLGVLGAVGFSPDKLREELDWIDAHIGDLPYAVDIVIPQKYEGIGNIDPAELEQQLESMVPQEHRDFAARLLREHGVPEWPDQEDRMGLLGWTEATASPLLEEALKRPKVKLIANALGTPPKEIIDRIHASGRLVAALCGKVKQARQHKAAGVDIVIAQGSEGGGHTGEIGSIVLWPQIIDAVAPTPVLAAGGIGNGRQVAAALAMGAAGAWTGSLWLSVAEAAAEPEEKECYFQATSEDTVRSPSWTGKPARMLRNDWTDAWAAPGTPKPLGMPLQGLVSADGMRRTHRYIATGDTRKVAFHPIGQVVGQIHHVETSRGVVQRLMEEYVDALERLNGLMAE
- a CDS encoding DUF1254 domain-containing protein, which encodes MNFRLASGVLACLLGFTASLASASDGPAPERVRELARAAYIWGYPMVDLYSILRSQTLDPSSAEFKAPLNHVGHVRHVGTPQDKVVVAPNLDTPYSYAWLDLRAEPVVITVPPFESNRYLSLQISDLYTWIVGYVTPRTNGYGGGDFLVAREAWQGEAPPGIRKVFRSPTDLALGFFRIQLLNPDDLPNVHRLQNSIVVRPLSTYMGDPNAPAPQPMPAPITAINVRKTPTDPAFFDILNWMLQFMPVLPEEVELRRDIAGTGIGAGQRFRPDDGPRATVIAGMEEGHAEIQQRAAKVRSSAEIFGSREFIGRDYLSRAAGAMLGILGNSAEEFLGIGYPADAEGNPFDGNKRYRIHFEPDRMPPVGAFWSITVYTQERLLYANPLQRYAINSPLVPTLVRDADDGFTIDIQHESPGPERESNWLPVPQAPFILTFRAYQPEDAIREGTWKAPPPVPLPLPH
- a CDS encoding tetratricopeptide repeat protein produces the protein MPGENGEKTGNPRLEATALLVSLGVVLVMFLGGCAARQPPALLDVPAFAGDAGTTELPAAEQFLAIDDDMRALVTARLGRVRDPLDRLQRLSRLLLDPEQLGIRYDSELTLPAREAYRQRAANCLSFSALLVAMAREAGLDARFQDVPVLPTWRLAGRVFLVERHVNTLVRVASRKFVVDFRPPDAASWSRAKIIGDANAIAQYFGNLGVEQLTDDNPGTAYRLFRRGLEVDPRAASLWINIGVALARNGQLQEAGQSYRQALALDPRNLSALGNLAGVAELQGEREQASALRARVERLRRKNPYFMYAQGEYYLHSGEYPQALAAFRAAVRKAPKEGDFHFALARVYRALGDTKLAARSYGAALERAASDSVRQRYRARYEAGAD
- a CDS encoding EVE domain-containing protein — translated: MNVWLLKTEPAECSIEDIRDARGGSMRWDGIRNYQARNFLRDAVRSGDHCLIYHSGIREPAVVGCAEVVRAGYPDPAQFQAATPLFDAAARPDAPRWYCIDIRYREHFVRPVSIGVIRSEAGLQAMLLLKQGRLSVQPVTAREYAIIRRLARGKGP
- a CDS encoding HNH endonuclease; its protein translation is MNPRILRLNIGGQPVQWLSWQEATCLYAREMVAWTLGDTVRTVLGGVSRLSGLQSSIALHSIVACSGHVVFKPRTVPPLTNRALFRRDLHVCMYCGIKLGERELTRDHIVPKSRGGRDSWTNVVAACKRCNQRKGNRLPEEATMEMLAIPYQPNTAEWLALINSDRIRGDQMEFLRSQFSPHSRWN
- a CDS encoding patatin-like phospholipase family protein, translated to MTTALILSGGGARAAYQVGVMRGVMEAYGQDRFPFEVVCGTSAGAINAVFMAANAHRPREGIETLYRAWRGITASDVYDPRWRAVLGNLLRILTTPFRSSTRGAPTSMLDNTPLRGMLTSWLDFETASANLKAGYLQNLCITAMDYSSGASVAFYDGGHATPWDRLYRHGVKTTLELDHVMASAAIPILFPAQRIGESFYGDGALRQLHPISPALKFGATRLFIIGVSAPVEDQPHMIERRRPSIGQMAGHLLNREFIDNLEADIELARRFNTFSMELPAEARERIGTQHIETFVITPSAHFSEIAVDYLAKQPRSLQLLFRLLGTTPRGAGASFASYLMFDGGFCSRLMDLGYQDALAEREQVRRFLEAPGVPLTPPSAH